A window from Citrus sinensis cultivar Valencia sweet orange chromosome 3, DVS_A1.0, whole genome shotgun sequence encodes these proteins:
- the LOC102623837 gene encoding uncharacterized protein LOC102623837 isoform X4: protein MGGEKTTSRFFTPGEEIISPVDDFDIPLLSMNSGDDEGSRDSWDSLVDQRRRDAVFREVLQSYDQLRTRIGSLTDAKNKILSYTPGAWIENVGGMTLSDYDVPKTTSLLLIGPKGSGKSSLVNRISKAFENDKFASERAQVTYNSSVGDGTYFLQEYTMPRGSNSFSLYDTRSLSDDASDNINMIKLWIMEGVRHGELVIRRSDSSSLRNRMRCKAHKIGCEPSVIRKVNFVIFVVDGLAVLKSMEGDSDVEKQYNQIVATTFNCPYLSFRDDKPVVVVTHGDLLSLTDRARIRTYLGELLGIPPAKQIFDIPESSDPENELIIVDMLRYCLEHADRNLSCKSCARNKGFRVSVMAFLNLLLVLGIAIIAFKMQHLNAHCIPKSNSNVDWRAIRHLWLD from the exons ATGGGTGGCGAGAAAACTACCTCTCGTTTCTTCACTCCTG GAGAGGAAATAATTTCTCCCGTTGATGACTTTGATATCCCTCTGCTCAG caTGAATAGTGGTGATGATGAGGGAAGTCGAGATTCTTGGGATTCTCTGGTGGATCAGCGGAGGAGAGATGCTGTTTTTAGGGAGGTCTTGCAGAGTTATGATCAATTGCGGACCCGAATTGGCAGCTTGACAGATgcaaagaacaaaattttgag CTATACCCCTGGGGCATGGATTGAGAATGTAGGAGGCATGACATTGAGCGATTATGATGTGCCAAAGACAACATCCCTCCTTTTAATTGGTCCAAAAGGTTCTGGCAAAAGCAGTCTGGTCAATAGAATTTCCAAGGCTTTTGAAAACGACAAGTTCGCATCAGAAAGAGCTCAAGTAACAT ATAATTCATCTGTTGGAGATGGAACCTACTTCCTTCAGGAATACACGATGCCAAGAGGTTCAAACTCCTTCTCTCTTTACGATACCCGCAGTTTGTCTGATGACGCAtctgataatattaatatgataaaGCTTTGGATTATGGAAGGTGTTCGTCACGGGGAACTTGTTATCAG AAGGTCAGATAGTTCAAGCTTAAGGAACAGAATGAGGTGCAAAGCTCACAAGATTGGTTGTGAACCGAGTGTGATTAGGAAGGTTAATTTTGTCATATTTGTTGTCGATGGACTAGCAGTTCTGAAATCCATGGAAGGTGACAGTGATGTAGAGAAGCAGTATAACCAGATTGTTGCTACAACTTTCAATTGCCCATATTTGTCATTCAGAG ATGATAAACCTGTTGTTGTTGTCACACATGGTGATTTACTTTCACTCACTGACCGTGCTCGCATCCGTACTTATCTGGGAGAGCTTCTGGGTATACcacctgcaaaacaaatattcGACATTCCAG AAAGCTCTGATCCAGAAAACGAGCTGATAATAGTTGATATGTTGCGCTACTGCCTTGAACATGCCGATAGAAATCTATCTTGTAAAAGCTGCGCGAGGAACAAG GGTTTTAGAGTCTCTGTAATGGCATTCTTAAATCTGTTACTAGTCCTGGGTATTGCCATTATAGCATTCAAAATGCAACATTTGAATGCCCACTGTATCCCGAAATCAAACAGTAATGTTGATTGGCGTGCTATCCGGCATTTGTGGTTAGACTAG
- the LOC102623837 gene encoding uncharacterized protein LOC102623837 isoform X6 — MGGEKTTSRFFTPGEEIISPVDDFDIPLLSGDDEGSRDSWDSLVDQRRRDAVFREVLQSYDQLRTRIGSLTDAKNKILSYTPGAWIENVGGMTLSDYDVPKTTSLLLIGPKGSGKSSLVNRISKAFENDKFASERAQVTYNSSVGDGTYFLQEYTMPRGSNSFSLYDTRSLSDDASDNINMIKLWIMEGVRHGELVIRRSDSSSLRNRMRCKAHKIGCEPSVIRKVNFVIFVVDGLAVLKSMEGDSDVEKQYNQIVATTFNCPYLSFRDDKPVVVVTHGDLLSLTDRARIRTYLGELLGIPPAKQIFDIPESSDPENELIIVDMLRYCLEHADRNLSCKSCARNKGFRVSVMAFLNLLLVLGIAIIAFKMQHLNAHCIPKSNSNVDWRAIRHLWLD; from the exons ATGGGTGGCGAGAAAACTACCTCTCGTTTCTTCACTCCTG GAGAGGAAATAATTTCTCCCGTTGATGACTTTGATATCCCTCTGCTCAG TGGTGATGATGAGGGAAGTCGAGATTCTTGGGATTCTCTGGTGGATCAGCGGAGGAGAGATGCTGTTTTTAGGGAGGTCTTGCAGAGTTATGATCAATTGCGGACCCGAATTGGCAGCTTGACAGATgcaaagaacaaaattttgag CTATACCCCTGGGGCATGGATTGAGAATGTAGGAGGCATGACATTGAGCGATTATGATGTGCCAAAGACAACATCCCTCCTTTTAATTGGTCCAAAAGGTTCTGGCAAAAGCAGTCTGGTCAATAGAATTTCCAAGGCTTTTGAAAACGACAAGTTCGCATCAGAAAGAGCTCAAGTAACAT ATAATTCATCTGTTGGAGATGGAACCTACTTCCTTCAGGAATACACGATGCCAAGAGGTTCAAACTCCTTCTCTCTTTACGATACCCGCAGTTTGTCTGATGACGCAtctgataatattaatatgataaaGCTTTGGATTATGGAAGGTGTTCGTCACGGGGAACTTGTTATCAG AAGGTCAGATAGTTCAAGCTTAAGGAACAGAATGAGGTGCAAAGCTCACAAGATTGGTTGTGAACCGAGTGTGATTAGGAAGGTTAATTTTGTCATATTTGTTGTCGATGGACTAGCAGTTCTGAAATCCATGGAAGGTGACAGTGATGTAGAGAAGCAGTATAACCAGATTGTTGCTACAACTTTCAATTGCCCATATTTGTCATTCAGAG ATGATAAACCTGTTGTTGTTGTCACACATGGTGATTTACTTTCACTCACTGACCGTGCTCGCATCCGTACTTATCTGGGAGAGCTTCTGGGTATACcacctgcaaaacaaatattcGACATTCCAG AAAGCTCTGATCCAGAAAACGAGCTGATAATAGTTGATATGTTGCGCTACTGCCTTGAACATGCCGATAGAAATCTATCTTGTAAAAGCTGCGCGAGGAACAAG GGTTTTAGAGTCTCTGTAATGGCATTCTTAAATCTGTTACTAGTCCTGGGTATTGCCATTATAGCATTCAAAATGCAACATTTGAATGCCCACTGTATCCCGAAATCAAACAGTAATGTTGATTGGCGTGCTATCCGGCATTTGTGGTTAGACTAG
- the LOC102623837 gene encoding uncharacterized protein LOC102623837 isoform X1, whose protein sequence is MGGEKTTSRFFTPEGEEIISPVDDFDIPLLSTSIIVIFVNWVRNNSNNNNNNLSMNSGDDEGSRDSWDSLVDQRRRDAVFREVLQSYDQLRTRIGSLTDAKNKILSYTPGAWIENVGGMTLSDYDVPKTTSLLLIGPKGSGKSSLVNRISKAFENDKFASERAQVTYNSSVGDGTYFLQEYTMPRGSNSFSLYDTRSLSDDASDNINMIKLWIMEGVRHGELVIRRSDSSSLRNRMRCKAHKIGCEPSVIRKVNFVIFVVDGLAVLKSMEGDSDVEKQYNQIVATTFNCPYLSFRDDKPVVVVTHGDLLSLTDRARIRTYLGELLGIPPAKQIFDIPESSDPENELIIVDMLRYCLEHADRNLSCKSCARNKGFRVSVMAFLNLLLVLGIAIIAFKMQHLNAHCIPKSNSNVDWRAIRHLWLD, encoded by the exons ATGGGTGGCGAGAAAACTACCTCTCGTTTCTTCACTCCTG AAGGAGAGGAAATAATTTCTCCCGTTGATGACTTTGATATCCCTCTGCTCAG tactagtattattgttatttttgtgaACTGGGTTAggaataatagtaataataataataataatttaagcaTGAATAGTGGTGATGATGAGGGAAGTCGAGATTCTTGGGATTCTCTGGTGGATCAGCGGAGGAGAGATGCTGTTTTTAGGGAGGTCTTGCAGAGTTATGATCAATTGCGGACCCGAATTGGCAGCTTGACAGATgcaaagaacaaaattttgag CTATACCCCTGGGGCATGGATTGAGAATGTAGGAGGCATGACATTGAGCGATTATGATGTGCCAAAGACAACATCCCTCCTTTTAATTGGTCCAAAAGGTTCTGGCAAAAGCAGTCTGGTCAATAGAATTTCCAAGGCTTTTGAAAACGACAAGTTCGCATCAGAAAGAGCTCAAGTAACAT ATAATTCATCTGTTGGAGATGGAACCTACTTCCTTCAGGAATACACGATGCCAAGAGGTTCAAACTCCTTCTCTCTTTACGATACCCGCAGTTTGTCTGATGACGCAtctgataatattaatatgataaaGCTTTGGATTATGGAAGGTGTTCGTCACGGGGAACTTGTTATCAG AAGGTCAGATAGTTCAAGCTTAAGGAACAGAATGAGGTGCAAAGCTCACAAGATTGGTTGTGAACCGAGTGTGATTAGGAAGGTTAATTTTGTCATATTTGTTGTCGATGGACTAGCAGTTCTGAAATCCATGGAAGGTGACAGTGATGTAGAGAAGCAGTATAACCAGATTGTTGCTACAACTTTCAATTGCCCATATTTGTCATTCAGAG ATGATAAACCTGTTGTTGTTGTCACACATGGTGATTTACTTTCACTCACTGACCGTGCTCGCATCCGTACTTATCTGGGAGAGCTTCTGGGTATACcacctgcaaaacaaatattcGACATTCCAG AAAGCTCTGATCCAGAAAACGAGCTGATAATAGTTGATATGTTGCGCTACTGCCTTGAACATGCCGATAGAAATCTATCTTGTAAAAGCTGCGCGAGGAACAAG GGTTTTAGAGTCTCTGTAATGGCATTCTTAAATCTGTTACTAGTCCTGGGTATTGCCATTATAGCATTCAAAATGCAACATTTGAATGCCCACTGTATCCCGAAATCAAACAGTAATGTTGATTGGCGTGCTATCCGGCATTTGTGGTTAGACTAG
- the LOC102622758 gene encoding uncharacterized protein LOC102622758, with protein MSRCFPFPPPGYEKKARIEDTDLLTKEKHKEKKHKKDKKDKKDKDKREGSKEKKNKDKEGSKEKHSDKKDRKEKHKDKKDTDKEKDKNQTSDAKRIGGQPGCNNGDKLGPSSLQNSENSGSKYVQDLARRIRNDDRATGSQIGQKIIVTDPRRGELPGRTVEHSIGSRLEEKEEANDRKVNGQRNHVEVRSSGNAIVPGFPSVDQKRFQGIAKPVEKNDFGKKVEKDKNRHKENDNMDSKQKDRDRENKSRSKDKNRDKEKKKEEKAKEVTETNKDQIKLKDSSPKLKDSSTKLKNNGKGFLNSCNTKPLDVLKTSSNNPAGEGNLGKRKELEINGISHDNGIRPNKLPRPVSSSHQVMENGRKLEPCHTAGHLESKGQGGVHSRKVDMKEHKSNGLMEVQKPIVCSSGPLLTKARIIENGEASVKPPHPDSKYLNQILSVPKLEDCFDDCNNQEWLFNSDCVQSKKPKVGSPEVGGTQVWAEALQIESADVTVLPYVIPF; from the exons ATGTCTCGCTGCTTTCCATTTCCGCCTCCAGGATATGAAAAGAAGGCCAGAATTGAAGATACAGACTTGCTAACAAAG GAAAAGCACAAGGagaaaaagcataaaaagGATAAGAAAGATAAGAAAGATAAGGACAAGAGAGAAGgtagtaaagaaaaaaagaacaaagatAAAGAGGGAAGTAAAGAAAAACATAGCGATAAGAAGGATCGAAAGGAGAAGCACAAAGACAAGAAAGATACGGATAAGGAAAAAGATAAGAACCAAACCTCAGATGCGAAGAGAATTGGAGGGCAGCCAGGGTGCAACAATGGAGATAAGCTTGGTCCAAGCAGCTTGCAAAATTCTGAGAACAGTGGTTCCAAGTATGTGCAGGATTTGGCTAGGAGAATCAGGAACGATGATAGAGCAACAGGAAGCCAAATTGGTCAGAAGATTATTGTTACAGATCCAAGAAGAGGTGAATTGCCAGGGAGGACAGTGGAGCATAGTATTGGCAGTCGTTTGGAAGAAAAAGAGGAAGCTAATGATAGGAAAGTCAATGGGCAAAGGAACCACGTCGAGGTTAGAAGTTCTGGAAATGCAATTGTCCCAGGATTTCCCAGTGTGGATCAAAAAAGATTTCAAGGAATTGCTAAACCAGTGGAGAAGAATGATTTTGGGAAGAAGGTggagaaagataaaaatagaCACAAGGAAAACGATAATATGGATAGTAAACAGAAGGATAGAGACCGGGAGAACAAAAGCAGatcaaaagacaaaaacagggataaggaaaagaaaaaggaggaGAAAGCGAAGGAGGTAACTGAAACAAATAAAGACCAGATTAAACTGAAAGACAGCAGTCCGAAGTTGAAAGATAGCagtacaaaattgaaaaacaatggCAAAGGCTTCCTGAATTCTTGCAATACAAAACCGTTAGATGTTTTAAAGACGAGCAGCAACAATCCTGCTGGTGAGGGAAATCTTGGCAAACGTAAGGAGCTTGAGATAAATGGAATTTCACATG ACAATGGAATTAGGCCTAATAAATTGCCGAGACCTGTCTCATCCTCCCACCAAGTCATGGAAAATGGAAGGAAATTGGAACCGTGCCATACTGCTGGCCACCTTGAATCTAAGGGGCAGGGGGGAGTTCATAGTCGTAAAGTGGATATGAAGGAACACAAGAGTAATGGTTTGATGGAAGTTCAAAAACCAATTGTATGCTCTTCTGGGCCTTTGTTAACTAAAGCAAGAATTATTGAGAATGGTGAAGCATCAGTTAAGCCACCACATCCTGATTCCAAGTATTTGAATCAGATTCTTTCTGTACCCAAATTGGAGGATTGTTTTGATGATTGCAACAACCAAGAGTGGCTGTTTAACAGTGACTGCGTGCAGTCAAAGAAGCCCAAAGTGGGTTCTCCCGAGGTCGGTGGGACACAAGTGTGGGCGGAAGCTCTGCAGATAGAGTCTGCTGATGTAACAGTTCTGCCGTATGTCATCCCTTTCTAA
- the LOC102623837 gene encoding uncharacterized protein LOC102623837 isoform X2, whose translation MGGEKTTSRFFTPGEEIISPVDDFDIPLLSTSIIVIFVNWVRNNSNNNNNNLSMNSGDDEGSRDSWDSLVDQRRRDAVFREVLQSYDQLRTRIGSLTDAKNKILSYTPGAWIENVGGMTLSDYDVPKTTSLLLIGPKGSGKSSLVNRISKAFENDKFASERAQVTYNSSVGDGTYFLQEYTMPRGSNSFSLYDTRSLSDDASDNINMIKLWIMEGVRHGELVIRRSDSSSLRNRMRCKAHKIGCEPSVIRKVNFVIFVVDGLAVLKSMEGDSDVEKQYNQIVATTFNCPYLSFRDDKPVVVVTHGDLLSLTDRARIRTYLGELLGIPPAKQIFDIPESSDPENELIIVDMLRYCLEHADRNLSCKSCARNKGFRVSVMAFLNLLLVLGIAIIAFKMQHLNAHCIPKSNSNVDWRAIRHLWLD comes from the exons ATGGGTGGCGAGAAAACTACCTCTCGTTTCTTCACTCCTG GAGAGGAAATAATTTCTCCCGTTGATGACTTTGATATCCCTCTGCTCAG tactagtattattgttatttttgtgaACTGGGTTAggaataatagtaataataataataataatttaagcaTGAATAGTGGTGATGATGAGGGAAGTCGAGATTCTTGGGATTCTCTGGTGGATCAGCGGAGGAGAGATGCTGTTTTTAGGGAGGTCTTGCAGAGTTATGATCAATTGCGGACCCGAATTGGCAGCTTGACAGATgcaaagaacaaaattttgag CTATACCCCTGGGGCATGGATTGAGAATGTAGGAGGCATGACATTGAGCGATTATGATGTGCCAAAGACAACATCCCTCCTTTTAATTGGTCCAAAAGGTTCTGGCAAAAGCAGTCTGGTCAATAGAATTTCCAAGGCTTTTGAAAACGACAAGTTCGCATCAGAAAGAGCTCAAGTAACAT ATAATTCATCTGTTGGAGATGGAACCTACTTCCTTCAGGAATACACGATGCCAAGAGGTTCAAACTCCTTCTCTCTTTACGATACCCGCAGTTTGTCTGATGACGCAtctgataatattaatatgataaaGCTTTGGATTATGGAAGGTGTTCGTCACGGGGAACTTGTTATCAG AAGGTCAGATAGTTCAAGCTTAAGGAACAGAATGAGGTGCAAAGCTCACAAGATTGGTTGTGAACCGAGTGTGATTAGGAAGGTTAATTTTGTCATATTTGTTGTCGATGGACTAGCAGTTCTGAAATCCATGGAAGGTGACAGTGATGTAGAGAAGCAGTATAACCAGATTGTTGCTACAACTTTCAATTGCCCATATTTGTCATTCAGAG ATGATAAACCTGTTGTTGTTGTCACACATGGTGATTTACTTTCACTCACTGACCGTGCTCGCATCCGTACTTATCTGGGAGAGCTTCTGGGTATACcacctgcaaaacaaatattcGACATTCCAG AAAGCTCTGATCCAGAAAACGAGCTGATAATAGTTGATATGTTGCGCTACTGCCTTGAACATGCCGATAGAAATCTATCTTGTAAAAGCTGCGCGAGGAACAAG GGTTTTAGAGTCTCTGTAATGGCATTCTTAAATCTGTTACTAGTCCTGGGTATTGCCATTATAGCATTCAAAATGCAACATTTGAATGCCCACTGTATCCCGAAATCAAACAGTAATGTTGATTGGCGTGCTATCCGGCATTTGTGGTTAGACTAG
- the LOC102623837 gene encoding uncharacterized protein LOC102623837 isoform X3 produces the protein MGGEKTTSRFFTPEGEEIISPVDDFDIPLLSMNSGDDEGSRDSWDSLVDQRRRDAVFREVLQSYDQLRTRIGSLTDAKNKILSYTPGAWIENVGGMTLSDYDVPKTTSLLLIGPKGSGKSSLVNRISKAFENDKFASERAQVTYNSSVGDGTYFLQEYTMPRGSNSFSLYDTRSLSDDASDNINMIKLWIMEGVRHGELVIRRSDSSSLRNRMRCKAHKIGCEPSVIRKVNFVIFVVDGLAVLKSMEGDSDVEKQYNQIVATTFNCPYLSFRDDKPVVVVTHGDLLSLTDRARIRTYLGELLGIPPAKQIFDIPESSDPENELIIVDMLRYCLEHADRNLSCKSCARNKGFRVSVMAFLNLLLVLGIAIIAFKMQHLNAHCIPKSNSNVDWRAIRHLWLD, from the exons ATGGGTGGCGAGAAAACTACCTCTCGTTTCTTCACTCCTG AAGGAGAGGAAATAATTTCTCCCGTTGATGACTTTGATATCCCTCTGCTCAG caTGAATAGTGGTGATGATGAGGGAAGTCGAGATTCTTGGGATTCTCTGGTGGATCAGCGGAGGAGAGATGCTGTTTTTAGGGAGGTCTTGCAGAGTTATGATCAATTGCGGACCCGAATTGGCAGCTTGACAGATgcaaagaacaaaattttgag CTATACCCCTGGGGCATGGATTGAGAATGTAGGAGGCATGACATTGAGCGATTATGATGTGCCAAAGACAACATCCCTCCTTTTAATTGGTCCAAAAGGTTCTGGCAAAAGCAGTCTGGTCAATAGAATTTCCAAGGCTTTTGAAAACGACAAGTTCGCATCAGAAAGAGCTCAAGTAACAT ATAATTCATCTGTTGGAGATGGAACCTACTTCCTTCAGGAATACACGATGCCAAGAGGTTCAAACTCCTTCTCTCTTTACGATACCCGCAGTTTGTCTGATGACGCAtctgataatattaatatgataaaGCTTTGGATTATGGAAGGTGTTCGTCACGGGGAACTTGTTATCAG AAGGTCAGATAGTTCAAGCTTAAGGAACAGAATGAGGTGCAAAGCTCACAAGATTGGTTGTGAACCGAGTGTGATTAGGAAGGTTAATTTTGTCATATTTGTTGTCGATGGACTAGCAGTTCTGAAATCCATGGAAGGTGACAGTGATGTAGAGAAGCAGTATAACCAGATTGTTGCTACAACTTTCAATTGCCCATATTTGTCATTCAGAG ATGATAAACCTGTTGTTGTTGTCACACATGGTGATTTACTTTCACTCACTGACCGTGCTCGCATCCGTACTTATCTGGGAGAGCTTCTGGGTATACcacctgcaaaacaaatattcGACATTCCAG AAAGCTCTGATCCAGAAAACGAGCTGATAATAGTTGATATGTTGCGCTACTGCCTTGAACATGCCGATAGAAATCTATCTTGTAAAAGCTGCGCGAGGAACAAG GGTTTTAGAGTCTCTGTAATGGCATTCTTAAATCTGTTACTAGTCCTGGGTATTGCCATTATAGCATTCAAAATGCAACATTTGAATGCCCACTGTATCCCGAAATCAAACAGTAATGTTGATTGGCGTGCTATCCGGCATTTGTGGTTAGACTAG
- the LOC102623837 gene encoding uncharacterized protein LOC102623837 isoform X5: MGGEKTTSRFFTPEGEEIISPVDDFDIPLLSGDDEGSRDSWDSLVDQRRRDAVFREVLQSYDQLRTRIGSLTDAKNKILSYTPGAWIENVGGMTLSDYDVPKTTSLLLIGPKGSGKSSLVNRISKAFENDKFASERAQVTYNSSVGDGTYFLQEYTMPRGSNSFSLYDTRSLSDDASDNINMIKLWIMEGVRHGELVIRRSDSSSLRNRMRCKAHKIGCEPSVIRKVNFVIFVVDGLAVLKSMEGDSDVEKQYNQIVATTFNCPYLSFRDDKPVVVVTHGDLLSLTDRARIRTYLGELLGIPPAKQIFDIPESSDPENELIIVDMLRYCLEHADRNLSCKSCARNKGFRVSVMAFLNLLLVLGIAIIAFKMQHLNAHCIPKSNSNVDWRAIRHLWLD; the protein is encoded by the exons ATGGGTGGCGAGAAAACTACCTCTCGTTTCTTCACTCCTG AAGGAGAGGAAATAATTTCTCCCGTTGATGACTTTGATATCCCTCTGCTCAG TGGTGATGATGAGGGAAGTCGAGATTCTTGGGATTCTCTGGTGGATCAGCGGAGGAGAGATGCTGTTTTTAGGGAGGTCTTGCAGAGTTATGATCAATTGCGGACCCGAATTGGCAGCTTGACAGATgcaaagaacaaaattttgag CTATACCCCTGGGGCATGGATTGAGAATGTAGGAGGCATGACATTGAGCGATTATGATGTGCCAAAGACAACATCCCTCCTTTTAATTGGTCCAAAAGGTTCTGGCAAAAGCAGTCTGGTCAATAGAATTTCCAAGGCTTTTGAAAACGACAAGTTCGCATCAGAAAGAGCTCAAGTAACAT ATAATTCATCTGTTGGAGATGGAACCTACTTCCTTCAGGAATACACGATGCCAAGAGGTTCAAACTCCTTCTCTCTTTACGATACCCGCAGTTTGTCTGATGACGCAtctgataatattaatatgataaaGCTTTGGATTATGGAAGGTGTTCGTCACGGGGAACTTGTTATCAG AAGGTCAGATAGTTCAAGCTTAAGGAACAGAATGAGGTGCAAAGCTCACAAGATTGGTTGTGAACCGAGTGTGATTAGGAAGGTTAATTTTGTCATATTTGTTGTCGATGGACTAGCAGTTCTGAAATCCATGGAAGGTGACAGTGATGTAGAGAAGCAGTATAACCAGATTGTTGCTACAACTTTCAATTGCCCATATTTGTCATTCAGAG ATGATAAACCTGTTGTTGTTGTCACACATGGTGATTTACTTTCACTCACTGACCGTGCTCGCATCCGTACTTATCTGGGAGAGCTTCTGGGTATACcacctgcaaaacaaatattcGACATTCCAG AAAGCTCTGATCCAGAAAACGAGCTGATAATAGTTGATATGTTGCGCTACTGCCTTGAACATGCCGATAGAAATCTATCTTGTAAAAGCTGCGCGAGGAACAAG GGTTTTAGAGTCTCTGTAATGGCATTCTTAAATCTGTTACTAGTCCTGGGTATTGCCATTATAGCATTCAAAATGCAACATTTGAATGCCCACTGTATCCCGAAATCAAACAGTAATGTTGATTGGCGTGCTATCCGGCATTTGTGGTTAGACTAG